From a single Hymenobacter sp. YIM 151500-1 genomic region:
- a CDS encoding response regulator: MNHVISVAIVEDKDDIRQSLAILIGGAPGFVCQATYATAEAALAELPAAPPDIVLMDIDLPGINGIEAVRQLKPQCPATQFMMCTVYDEDEPVFDALKAGANGFILKRTPPHRLLEALAELHDGGSPMSSSIARKIVGSFQAHPAAAADELAALTAREREILDRLARGYSHKEVADELVVAPTTVRKHIFNIYEKLQVHSKIAAVNKYLGRG; encoded by the coding sequence ATGAACCACGTCATTTCGGTTGCCATTGTTGAGGACAAAGACGACATCCGGCAGTCCTTGGCTATTTTGATTGGCGGCGCACCCGGCTTCGTGTGCCAGGCCACCTACGCCACGGCCGAAGCCGCGCTGGCCGAGCTGCCCGCCGCCCCGCCCGACATCGTGCTGATGGACATCGACTTACCGGGCATCAACGGTATCGAAGCCGTGCGCCAGCTCAAGCCGCAGTGCCCGGCCACGCAGTTTATGATGTGCACGGTGTACGACGAAGACGAGCCGGTATTCGACGCCCTCAAGGCCGGCGCCAACGGCTTCATTCTCAAGCGCACCCCGCCCCACCGCCTGCTCGAAGCCCTGGCTGAGCTGCACGACGGCGGCTCGCCGATGAGCAGCTCCATTGCCCGCAAAATCGTGGGCTCGTTTCAGGCCCACCCCGCCGCCGCGGCCGACGAGTTGGCCGCCCTCACGGCCCGCGAGCGGGAAATCCTCGACCGGTTGGCCCGCGGCTACAGCCATAAGGAAGTGGCCGACGAGTTGGTAGTGGCCCCTACCACCGTGCGCAAGCATATTTTCAACATCTACGAAAAGCTGCAAGTACACTCCAAGATTGCCGCCGTGAATAAATACCTGGGCCGCGGCTAG
- a CDS encoding 1,4-dihydroxy-2-naphthoate polyprenyltransferase codes for MNPASSIAPAVSPAKAWISAFRPRTLPLALASILTGGFLAASHGQFRGSVVGLAALTTVLLQILSNLANDYGDSQNGADSVHREGPQRAVQSGAISPQQMKRGMGLFGLLSLGSGLLLLWVALGTAGAWLFAGFFGLGLAAIWAAVNYTAGSRPYGYAGLGDLSVFVFFGLVGVCGTYFLQARSLPLPVLLPAAALGSFATAVLNVNNIRDIRSDELAGKITIPVRLGPVHARRYHWLLLLLGFGAAVLYVALTYHSPWQWLFLLSGPLLLRHARAVWQRQDSMQLDPLLKQMALTTLVFTVLFGVGQVV; via the coding sequence ATGAACCCTGCTTCCTCTATTGCTCCTGCCGTTTCGCCTGCCAAAGCCTGGATTTCGGCCTTTCGGCCGCGCACTTTGCCGCTGGCCCTGGCCAGCATCCTGACGGGCGGCTTTTTGGCGGCCAGCCACGGGCAGTTTCGGGGCAGCGTGGTTGGGCTGGCGGCCCTGACGACCGTGCTGCTCCAAATCCTAAGCAACCTCGCCAACGACTATGGCGACTCGCAAAACGGCGCCGACAGCGTACACCGGGAGGGGCCACAGCGAGCCGTGCAGAGCGGAGCCATTTCGCCCCAGCAGATGAAGCGGGGCATGGGCCTGTTCGGGCTGCTGTCGTTGGGGAGCGGGCTGCTGCTGCTGTGGGTGGCCCTGGGCACGGCCGGCGCCTGGCTGTTTGCGGGCTTCTTTGGGCTGGGCCTGGCGGCCATCTGGGCGGCCGTCAACTACACGGCCGGCTCCCGGCCCTACGGCTACGCCGGCCTGGGCGACTTGTCGGTGTTCGTCTTTTTCGGACTGGTGGGCGTGTGCGGCACCTATTTTCTGCAAGCCCGCAGCCTGCCGCTGCCCGTGCTGCTGCCCGCTGCGGCCCTGGGCAGCTTCGCCACGGCCGTGCTCAACGTCAACAACATCCGCGACATCCGCTCCGACGAGCTGGCCGGCAAAATCACCATTCCCGTGCGCCTGGGCCCCGTGCACGCCCGGCGCTACCACTGGCTGCTGCTGCTGCTGGGCTTCGGGGCAGCCGTGCTTTACGTAGCCCTGACCTACCACTCGCCCTGGCAGTGGCTGTTTCTGCTGAGTGGCCCGCTGCTACTGCGCCACGCCCGCGCCGTGTGGCAGCGCCAGGATTCTATGCAGCTCGACCCGCTGCTGAAGCAAATGGCCCTGACCACGTTGGTGTTTACGGTGCTGTTTGGGGTAGGGCAGGTGGTGTAA
- a CDS encoding ATP-binding cassette domain-containing protein: protein MSTADTSPWVLEADGIQLSFGARPLLTDIYLRVQTGQIVALLGRNGCGKSTLLQTIFGARTVPDASVRVNGRRVVPAYPVPGLMSYLPQVPLLPGHLPAITAAGLLGVDVEEALADFPELREQVRSGQRLNELSGGTLRLLQVLLLVARSSRFLLLDEPFSGIMPLHVERLADLLRAAKRRTGLLITDHRYAEVLALADVVYLLRNGRLELLRNPESDLRDRGYLAS from the coding sequence ATGAGCACAGCTGATACGAGCCCTTGGGTGCTGGAGGCAGATGGGATTCAACTCAGCTTCGGGGCGCGCCCCTTGCTTACCGACATCTACCTGCGGGTGCAGACCGGACAGATTGTGGCTCTGCTGGGCCGCAACGGCTGCGGCAAGTCGACGCTGCTGCAAACCATTTTCGGGGCCCGAACGGTGCCAGATGCTTCGGTACGCGTGAACGGCCGCCGCGTGGTGCCCGCCTACCCAGTGCCGGGGCTGATGAGCTACCTGCCCCAAGTGCCGCTCCTACCAGGACACCTGCCGGCAATAACGGCGGCTGGCTTACTGGGCGTAGACGTAGAAGAGGCGCTGGCCGACTTTCCCGAACTGCGCGAACAAGTGCGGTCCGGGCAGCGGCTGAATGAGCTGTCGGGCGGAACGCTGCGGCTGCTGCAAGTGCTCCTGCTAGTAGCCCGCAGCAGCCGGTTTCTGCTCCTGGACGAGCCGTTCTCCGGCATCATGCCCTTGCATGTGGAGCGCCTGGCTGACCTGCTGCGAGCCGCCAAGCGCCGCACCGGCCTGCTCATCACCGACCACCGCTACGCCGAAGTGCTGGCCCTGGCCGATGTAGTGTACCTGCTGCGCAACGGCCGCTTGGAGCTGCTGCGAAATCCTGAGTCAGACCTGCGCGACCGAGGCTACCTAGCGTCGTAA
- a CDS encoding class I SAM-dependent methyltransferase translates to MPALDRFSTQASLYARYRIDYPPALYEWLLARVPGRERAWDCATGNGQVAQVLARHFARVDATDLSAAQLAQAPAHPGIIYQQAPAEHPPFPDSSFDLVTVAQALHWFDMEAFNGEVSRVLRPGGVVAEWGYGLVQVSPHLDSLLRQFHDDTLGSYWDANRWHILDAYARLPFPFAATEHARFEVERQWSADWMLNYLRTWSSAVKFQQQHGHDPVLLLADELTRHWGAEERTVRFPVFVRLGRKLAA, encoded by the coding sequence ATGCCCGCTCTCGACCGATTCTCAACCCAGGCCAGCCTGTACGCCCGCTACCGCATCGATTATCCGCCGGCCCTATATGAGTGGCTGCTGGCGCGGGTGCCGGGCCGGGAGCGGGCCTGGGACTGTGCCACCGGCAACGGGCAGGTGGCCCAGGTGCTGGCCCGGCACTTCGCGCGCGTAGATGCCACCGACCTCAGCGCGGCCCAGCTCGCCCAGGCACCGGCTCACCCTGGCATCATCTACCAGCAGGCTCCCGCTGAGCACCCGCCTTTTCCCGACTCGTCGTTCGACTTGGTGACCGTGGCCCAGGCCCTGCACTGGTTCGACATGGAGGCCTTCAACGGCGAGGTAAGCCGGGTGCTGCGGCCGGGCGGCGTGGTGGCCGAATGGGGCTACGGCCTGGTGCAGGTGAGCCCCCACCTAGACTCGCTGCTGCGGCAGTTTCACGACGACACGCTCGGTTCGTACTGGGATGCCAACCGCTGGCACATCCTCGACGCGTACGCCCGCCTGCCGTTTCCGTTTGCGGCCACGGAGCACGCTCGTTTCGAGGTGGAGCGGCAGTGGTCGGCCGACTGGATGCTGAACTACCTGCGCACCTGGTCCAGCGCCGTGAAGTTTCAGCAGCAGCACGGCCACGACCCGGTGCTGCTGCTGGCCGACGAGCTGACCCGCCACTGGGGCGCTGAGGAGCGGACGGTGCGGTTTCCGGTGTTTGTGCGGCTAGGTAGAAAGTTAGCTGCGTAA
- a CDS encoding tetratricopeptide repeat-containing sensor histidine kinase: MHHFLTYRLLCRRPAPFGWVLTALLGAWLLGLARPSRAQLGRATPADTARISALVQQGQAVESQQPTAAVRCYQRAFTLADSLGYPVGYFTATRHLVFALNNLGRYPEAKALALRALARARQDTSKNHLGQSHFALGLTAWKQGEFKEAVRQYHQAEHYMRQLHKTYNLGVIHNNLALIYQQQELYDQALKELQLALQFQRQTNATPRDLAITYFNIASNYWRQRNGPQAKHYYRLTRQHLDPRKDLDILVNLYNNLGQMFLHQAADASAERRRILHDSSFYYHRQALQLSRQLRSPVDELHQLNALATIYNDQREYAQARPLLQRALAMVRQHGNAPTERIAIYRGFINMYEGQRNFEAAYRWRDRYEAVADSLDNQATKDLLESYRLKAQQASTQLKLQAKQNQINGLQDERRRQRLWLVLAAVTATAAAGLLALGYSYYQQKQRANAQALLAVQRQQDLLAVQAELHGQQKERGRIAKEMHDDLGGSLTVIGLLSEVLKTRPGTAAAPEVHKISALSAEMVTNLNQIIWSLNARNDSLNGLIAYIRAYAREFLDNTTLALRVHAAEAAEDVSISGDDRRNLFLTIKEALHNVVKHAQATRVTLRLEARAGTLLIEVCDDGRGLAPGASPADQRNGLTNMANRMRESGGQCTVEPAPGGGTCVRLTYPYRPTVAAASPKILQL, translated from the coding sequence ATGCACCATTTCCTGACTTATCGACTACTCTGCCGCCGGCCGGCGCCTTTCGGGTGGGTGCTGACGGCGCTGTTGGGGGCGTGGCTGCTGGGGCTGGCGCGGCCGAGCCGGGCCCAACTGGGCCGGGCCACGCCCGCCGACACGGCCCGCATTTCGGCGCTGGTGCAGCAAGGCCAAGCCGTGGAAAGCCAGCAGCCTACGGCGGCGGTGCGCTGCTACCAACGCGCCTTCACGCTGGCTGATAGCCTGGGCTACCCCGTCGGCTACTTCACGGCCACCCGCCACCTGGTTTTCGCCCTCAACAACCTGGGCCGCTACCCCGAAGCTAAGGCGTTGGCGTTGCGCGCCCTAGCGCGGGCGCGGCAGGACACGTCGAAAAACCACCTGGGCCAGAGCCATTTTGCGCTGGGCCTAACCGCTTGGAAGCAGGGCGAGTTCAAGGAAGCCGTGCGCCAGTACCACCAAGCCGAGCACTACATGCGCCAGTTGCACAAAACCTACAACCTAGGCGTCATCCACAACAACCTGGCGCTTATCTACCAGCAGCAAGAACTTTACGACCAAGCCCTGAAAGAACTGCAGCTGGCGTTGCAGTTCCAGCGCCAGACCAATGCCACCCCGCGCGACTTGGCCATTACGTACTTCAACATTGCCAGCAACTACTGGCGCCAACGCAACGGCCCGCAAGCCAAGCACTACTACCGGCTAACACGGCAACACCTCGATCCGCGCAAAGACCTCGACATTCTGGTAAACCTATACAACAACCTGGGCCAGATGTTTTTGCACCAAGCCGCCGACGCCTCGGCCGAGCGGCGGCGCATTCTTCACGACTCCAGCTTTTACTACCACCGCCAAGCCTTGCAGCTGAGCCGGCAGTTGCGCAGCCCCGTCGACGAGCTGCACCAGTTAAACGCCTTGGCCACTATCTACAACGACCAGCGAGAGTACGCCCAAGCCCGGCCTTTGCTGCAACGGGCGCTGGCCATGGTGCGCCAGCACGGCAACGCGCCCACGGAGCGCATAGCCATCTACCGCGGGTTCATCAACATGTACGAAGGGCAGCGCAACTTCGAGGCGGCCTACCGCTGGCGCGACCGATACGAGGCCGTGGCCGACTCGCTCGACAACCAAGCCACCAAGGATTTGCTGGAAAGCTACCGGCTAAAAGCGCAGCAGGCTAGTACCCAGCTGAAGCTGCAAGCCAAGCAAAACCAAATCAACGGCCTCCAAGACGAGCGGCGGCGCCAGCGCCTATGGTTGGTGCTGGCGGCCGTGACGGCCACGGCCGCGGCTGGCCTGCTGGCGCTGGGCTACTCCTATTACCAGCAGAAGCAGCGCGCTAACGCCCAGGCGCTGCTGGCCGTGCAGCGCCAGCAGGACTTGCTGGCCGTGCAGGCCGAGTTGCACGGGCAGCAAAAAGAGCGCGGGCGCATTGCCAAGGAGATGCACGACGACCTGGGCGGCTCGCTCACGGTTATCGGGCTGCTGAGCGAGGTGCTGAAAACCCGCCCCGGCACGGCCGCCGCGCCCGAGGTGCACAAGATTTCGGCCTTGTCGGCCGAGATGGTCACCAACCTGAACCAGATCATCTGGTCGCTGAACGCGCGCAACGACAGCCTCAACGGCCTGATTGCCTACATCCGCGCCTACGCCCGCGAGTTCCTCGACAACACCACCCTTGCGCTGCGCGTGCACGCCGCCGAGGCCGCCGAAGACGTGAGCATCAGCGGCGACGACCGGCGCAACCTCTTCCTCACCATCAAGGAGGCCTTGCACAACGTGGTCAAGCACGCTCAGGCCACGCGCGTGACCTTACGCCTGGAAGCCCGCGCCGGTACGCTGCTCATCGAGGTGTGCGACGATGGGCGCGGCCTGGCGCCGGGTGCTTCGCCCGCGGACCAGCGCAACGGGCTGACCAACATGGCTAACCGGATGCGCGAGTCTGGCGGCCAGTGCACCGTTGAGCCGGCGCCGGGCGGTGGCACCTGCGTGCGCCTCACGTATCCGTACCGCCCAACCGTAGCAGCGGCCTCGCCGAAAATACTGCAATTGTAG
- a CDS encoding Gfo/Idh/MocA family protein, translated as MSTPIQTGLLAYGLSGRVFHAPFLAAHPGFRLRAVVERSQQRAAADYPGLVSYGSVEELLHDSAIELVVVNTPSHTHFELAQQALQAGKHVLMEKPVCTSVAELTALFALARTVGRHVLAYQNRRWDSDFQLVRQVVESGQLGPLTEAHFRFDRYKLPLNTKQFKEDPALRGSGLLYDLGPHVLDQALSLFGPPRRVRKTLAAHRPGSRVDDYFHLHLEYAGGLNVFVGGSLLVAAPGPAYALHGTGGSFTKTRADVQEAQLDHGLSPLDAAYGHEPAVAEGRLTLVAEDGTRTESAVAAPRGNYAALFEAVYQAVRHGQPFPVREDELRWQLEALEM; from the coding sequence ATGTCAACTCCCATCCAGACCGGCCTGCTGGCCTATGGCTTGTCGGGCCGCGTTTTTCACGCCCCGTTTCTGGCCGCGCACCCCGGCTTCCGGCTGCGGGCCGTGGTGGAGCGCAGCCAGCAGCGGGCCGCCGCCGACTACCCCGGCCTTGTCAGCTACGGCAGTGTTGAGGAACTGCTGCACGATTCTGCCATTGAGCTGGTGGTGGTCAACACCCCCAGCCATACCCACTTCGAGCTGGCCCAGCAAGCGCTGCAAGCCGGCAAGCACGTGCTGATGGAAAAGCCGGTGTGTACGTCGGTGGCGGAGCTGACGGCGTTGTTTGCGCTGGCCCGCACGGTCGGCCGCCACGTGCTGGCCTACCAGAACCGCCGCTGGGACTCCGACTTTCAGCTGGTGCGCCAGGTAGTGGAAAGCGGGCAGCTGGGCCCGCTCACGGAAGCGCACTTTCGCTTCGACCGCTACAAGCTGCCGCTCAACACCAAGCAGTTCAAGGAAGACCCCGCTTTGCGCGGCAGCGGCCTGCTTTACGACCTAGGCCCGCACGTGCTCGACCAAGCGCTGAGCTTGTTTGGGCCGCCGCGGCGGGTACGCAAAACCCTGGCCGCCCACCGTCCCGGCTCCCGTGTCGACGACTATTTCCACCTGCACCTGGAATACGCCGGCGGGCTGAACGTATTTGTGGGCGGCAGCCTGCTGGTGGCCGCGCCCGGCCCGGCCTACGCGCTGCACGGCACCGGCGGCAGCTTCACCAAAACCCGCGCCGACGTGCAGGAAGCCCAACTCGACCACGGCCTCTCGCCGCTCGACGCCGCCTACGGCCACGAGCCGGCCGTCGCCGAAGGCCGGCTGACGCTGGTGGCCGAAGACGGCACCCGAACCGAGTCGGCCGTGGCGGCCCCGCGCGGCAACTATGCGGCCTTGTTCGAAGCTGTGTACCAGGCTGTGCGCCACGGGCAGCCGTTTCCGGTCCGCGAAGACGAGCTGCGCTGGCAGCTGGAAGCGCTGGAAATGTAG
- a CDS encoding Uma2 family endonuclease, with the protein MPITQFSQLDLSKTYSYADYLTWQFDEFVELIRGRVRRMSPAPRRQHQTVSFNLSAAIKQFLRGKSCQGFAAPFDVRLTRSTANGDASIETVVQPDLCVICDPQKLDDRGCLGAPDWVIEIVSPGNFARDTKEKYDLYEEAGVREYWLVLPGEKSVAVYVLEEGRYQPKGEYYTPGPIPVHTLPGVVLEWAEVFEGV; encoded by the coding sequence ATGCCTATCACGCAGTTTTCGCAGCTCGACTTAAGCAAAACCTACTCGTACGCCGATTACCTGACGTGGCAGTTCGATGAGTTTGTGGAGTTAATCCGGGGCCGAGTGCGCCGTATGAGCCCCGCGCCGCGGCGGCAGCACCAAACGGTGTCTTTCAATTTAAGCGCCGCCATTAAGCAATTCTTGCGCGGCAAATCCTGCCAGGGTTTTGCCGCACCCTTCGATGTGCGCCTGACCCGCAGCACTGCCAACGGCGACGCCAGCATCGAAACCGTGGTGCAACCTGACTTGTGCGTCATTTGTGACCCGCAGAAGCTGGACGACCGGGGCTGCCTGGGCGCCCCCGACTGGGTTATCGAAATTGTGTCGCCCGGCAACTTCGCCCGCGACACCAAGGAAAAGTACGACCTCTACGAAGAAGCCGGCGTGCGGGAATACTGGCTGGTGCTGCCCGGCGAAAAAAGCGTGGCCGTGTACGTGCTGGAGGAAGGCCGCTACCAACCAAAAGGCGAATACTACACCCCCGGCCCCATCCCGGTGCACACGCTGCCCGGTGTAGTCCTGGAGTGGGCCGAGGTGTTTGAAGGCGTGTAA
- a CDS encoding DEAD/DEAH box helicase: MNYLQATPIQEQAIPRIIDGKDLIACAQTGTGKTAAYLLPLIDKISHAKHGTTSTLILVPTRELATQIDEQVMGFGYYVEVSSIAIYGGGKSEGWEQQKRALTSGADIIIATPGRLIAHMQMGYVKFDDLKYLVLDEADKMMDMGFSDDILNIVRQLPKQRQTLLFSATMPNKIRDFSKQILQDPEEIRLAVSKPAEGIDQQFYMAFDRQKIYLLEHIIKTQDVQSMVLFTSQKAAVGGIVRAINKLGYEAKGISSDRTQEEREQIMREFKNKQFPILVATDVLSRGIDIDSLSHVVNYDIPRAAEDYVHRIGRTARAATKGTAITFISDQDQDRVVKIERLIEREIEKQKITEELGLGEAPEFDPKRFSGLRGKIGGRPERGGRHGGSGRDRGPRPEGGGRSGSGPRDNRAPRPDRGHGKPDADQQARIAKAQAALAALDAGEKPAQPYERLAREPRPEGEGRPRREPRAPRPPRPEGEAAAPEPRAEGEQREGQRRRKRGGRNRNGRDPRPEGGAPAAEPTAAAPIAPSAE; the protein is encoded by the coding sequence ATGAACTACCTGCAGGCCACACCCATTCAGGAGCAGGCCATTCCCCGCATTATCGACGGCAAAGACCTGATTGCCTGCGCCCAGACCGGCACCGGCAAAACGGCCGCCTACCTGCTGCCCCTCATCGACAAGATTTCCCACGCCAAGCACGGCACCACCTCCACGCTCATTTTGGTGCCCACGCGGGAGCTGGCCACCCAGATTGACGAGCAGGTCATGGGCTTCGGCTACTACGTTGAAGTCAGCTCCATTGCCATTTATGGCGGGGGCAAAAGCGAGGGCTGGGAGCAGCAGAAGCGCGCCCTCACCTCCGGCGCCGACATCATCATTGCCACGCCCGGCCGCCTCATTGCCCACATGCAGATGGGCTACGTGAAGTTCGACGACCTGAAGTACCTGGTACTGGACGAGGCCGACAAGATGATGGACATGGGCTTCTCCGATGACATCCTCAACATCGTGCGGCAGCTGCCCAAGCAGCGGCAGACCCTGCTGTTCTCGGCCACCATGCCCAACAAAATCCGCGACTTCTCGAAGCAGATTTTGCAGGACCCCGAGGAAATCCGCCTGGCCGTGAGCAAGCCCGCCGAGGGCATCGACCAGCAGTTCTATATGGCTTTCGACCGCCAGAAGATTTACCTGCTCGAACACATCATCAAAACCCAGGACGTGCAGAGCATGGTGCTGTTTACGAGCCAGAAAGCGGCCGTGGGCGGTATTGTGCGGGCCATCAACAAGCTGGGCTACGAGGCCAAGGGCATCAGCTCGGACCGCACGCAGGAGGAGCGTGAGCAAATCATGCGCGAGTTCAAAAACAAGCAGTTCCCCATCCTGGTAGCCACCGACGTGCTCAGCCGCGGCATCGATATCGACTCGCTGAGCCACGTGGTGAACTATGACATTCCGCGCGCCGCCGAGGACTACGTGCACCGCATTGGCCGCACGGCCCGCGCCGCCACCAAAGGCACGGCCATTACCTTCATTTCGGACCAGGACCAGGACCGCGTGGTGAAGATTGAGCGCCTGATTGAGCGCGAAATCGAGAAGCAGAAAATCACCGAAGAACTAGGCCTAGGCGAAGCGCCCGAGTTTGACCCCAAACGCTTCAGCGGTTTGCGCGGCAAAATCGGCGGGCGGCCCGAGCGTGGTGGCCGCCACGGCGGCTCCGGCCGCGACCGGGGCCCGCGCCCCGAAGGCGGTGGCCGCTCTGGCAGTGGCCCGCGCGACAACCGCGCCCCCCGCCCCGACCGTGGCCACGGCAAGCCCGACGCCGACCAGCAAGCCCGCATTGCCAAGGCCCAGGCCGCCCTGGCTGCCCTGGACGCCGGCGAAAAGCCCGCCCAGCCCTATGAGCGCCTGGCCCGCGAACCGCGGCCGGAGGGCGAGGGCCGGCCCCGCCGGGAGCCTCGCGCCCCGCGCCCCCCGCGCCCGGAAGGCGAAGCTGCCGCCCCCGAACCACGGGCCGAAGGCGAACAGCGCGAAGGCCAGCGCCGCAGGAAGCGGGGCGGCCGCAACCGCAACGGCCGCGACCCGCGCCCGGAAGGCGGCGCCCCAGCGGCAGAGCCTACGGCTGCCGCACCGATTGCCCCGAGTGCTGAGTAA